CGCCCACCGCGTCCTTCGCGGCGCGGGCCAGGAAGGTGGAGTCCACCCCGCCGGAGAAGGCCACCACCACGCGGCCCATGCCGCGGACGATGTCGAGCAGCCGGTGGTACTTGTCGGCGAGCGCGGCTTCGCGGGTCATCCGCTCAGGCAAGCATGGGCCCGGCCAGCCGGGCCAGCGGAACGATCGGTCGCGCGCCCACGTGGCCGATGACCTCGGCGGCGGCCAGCGATCCGAGCCGTCCGCAGGTTGGCAGGTCGAGTCCCCGACACATGCCGTAGAGTACCCCCGCCGCATAGAGATCGCCGGCCCCGGTCGTGTCCACCACCGCGCTCACCGGGTGCGCGAGGACCGTATGGACCTTGCCGCCGCCGATCAGCACCGACCCGTCCGCGCTCCGGGTGAGGGCCGCGATCTCACACTGGTCGCGGACGTGCCGGAGGGCTGAGTCGAAGTCGCCGACCTGGTAGAGGGCGCGGATCTCCGCCTCGTTCGCGAAGAGGATGTCCACGTGATTCTGGACCAGGTCGCGGAACGCGGCCCGATGTCGATCGACGCAGAAGGGATCCGACAGGGTCAGGGCGACCTTGCGCCCGGCCGCGTGCGCGATGGCGGCGGCGGCGCGGAAGGCTTCCTGGGCCTCGGGCGGATCGAACAGATACCCCTCCAGATAGAGGATGCGGCCGCGGGCGATCGGCGCGCGGTCCACGTCG
This genomic interval from Candidatus Methylomirabilota bacterium contains the following:
- a CDS encoding adenosine kinase; amino-acid sequence: MLGRQGLVKGTMHLVDEDRARALYDAMGPGVEISGGSAANTMVGVASFGGRAHYVGKVRDDQLGEVFGHDLRATGVGYDTPRATSGPATGRCLILVTPDAQRTMGTFLGASVRLGPADVDRAPIARGRILYLEGYLFDPPEAQEAFRAAAAIAHAAGRKVALTLSDPFCVDRHRAAFRDLVQNHVDILFANEAEIRALYQVGDFDSALRHVRDQCEIAALTRSADGSVLIGGGKVHTVLAHPVSAVVDTTGAGDLYAAGVLYGMCRGLDLPTCGRLGSLAAAEVIGHVGARPIVPLARLAGPMLA